From the Prunus dulcis chromosome 4, ALMONDv2, whole genome shotgun sequence genome, one window contains:
- the LOC117624577 gene encoding meiotic recombination protein SPO11-1, whose amino-acid sequence MEGKHSRWSSQPRPCDLLRKIRELTRAIVEDLSNGRSPEILIDRFRNYCTKPDSNCYCSSDLPILKETLTLRRESHLRRLDVLLRVLVIVQQLLQENRHGSKRDIYYMHPSVFSDQSIVDRAINDICILMQCSRHNLNVVSVGKGLVMGWLRFSEAGNMFDCINRPNTAFPVPIHVEEVKDIVSVAKYILVVEKESVFQRLANDQFCNTNHCIVITGRGYPDISTRRFLGLLVDTLHLPTYCLVDCDPYGFDILSTYRFGSMQLAYDAKFLRVPEILWLGGFLLDSEKYQLPQQCLLPLTAQDKRKTEAMLRRCYLQREVPEWRLELQLMLERGVKFELEALSVHELNFLSAVYIPSKIQGGVYI is encoded by the exons ATGGAGGGAAAGCACTCAAGATGGAGCTCACAGCCTCGGCCTTGCGATTTGCTAAGAAAAATCAGAG AATTAACTCGAGCTATAGTTGAAGATCTCAGCAATGGACGGTCTCCGGAGATTCTCATCGATCGCTTCAGAAATTACTGCACGAAGCCCGATTCGAATTG CTATTGTAGCTCTGATTTGCCAATTTTGAAGGAGACTCTCACACTTCGGAGGGAAAGCCATTTGCGTAGATTGG ATGTTTTGCTTAGGGTTCTAGTAATTGTTCAGCAACTTCTGCAAGAAAACAGACATGGGTCTAAGAGAGATATCTATTACATGCACCCTTCTGTATTTTCAG ATCAGTCAATTGTAGACCGTGCAATCAATGACATATGCATCCTTATGCAGTGTAGTCGCCACAATCTGAACGTG GTGTCTGTAGGAAAAGG GTTGGTAATGGGCTGGTTAAGGTTCTCAGAAGCTGGAAACATGTTTGATTGCATAAATAGGCCAAACACT GCCTTTCCTGTTCCCATTCATGTTGAAGAGGTCAAAG ATATTGTTAGTGTAGCGAAATACATACTTGTTGTGGAGAAAGAATCAG TTTTTCAACGATTGGCAAATGACCAGTTTTGCAACACAAACCACTGCATCGTTATCACT GGACGTGGATATCCTGATATTTCCACAAGAAG GTTTTTGGGGCTTCTTGTTGATACTTTGCATCTCCCTACCTATTGCTTGGTAGACTGTGATCCGTATGGTTTTGACATCCTGTCCACATATCGGTTTGGTTCTATG CAACTGGCCTATGATGCTAAATTTCTACGGGTCCCTGAGATACTCTGGCTTGGAGGCTTCCTTTTGGACTCGGAGAAGTACCAACTTCCACAACAGTGTCTCCTTCCCTTGACAGCACAAG ACAAGAGGAAAACGGAAGCCATGTTACGTAGATGCTACTTACAAAGAGAAGTGCCAGAGTGGAG ATTGGAACTACAATTGATGCTGGAAAGAGGAGTGAAATTTGAGTTAGAAGCGTTGTCTGTGCATGAACTTAACTTTTTGTCGGCGGTGTACATACCGTCTAAAATTCAAGGTGGAGTCTACATCTAA